The Gemmatimonadota bacterium DNA segment CACAACATCGAAGTTGTCCGTGGCCTGGAACGCCTGTACCAGGGCGCGGCTGTCGCTGGTGTTGGCCTGGTCGAACACACCGGTGGGCAGGTTGCGGACTTCCGTCTGGATGGCGTAGCCAAAGAGCAGGAGCTGCAGCACGGGGATGCCGAAGAGCACGCCGATGGTCATGGGGTCGCGCCGGAGCTGCGCGAACTCCTTCCAGACAATGGCATGGAGACGTGCCGGCTGGATCATCAGTCGGTACCGACCTGCAGGCTGACGAACACGTCCTCGAGGCTGGCGGCGCCGGCGTGCTGTGCCACCACCTGGTCGGGTGCGCCGAGAGCCGTGAGCTGGCCGCGGGAGAGGAAGGCGACGCGGTTGAACCGCTCGGCCTCGTCCATGTAGTGGGTGGTCACGAGCACGGTCGTCCCGCCGGCGGCCAGGCCGTCAATGATGCGCCAGAAGCGGCGGCGCGAGGCCGGGTCGACGCCCGCCGTCGGCTCGTCCAGCAACAGCAGTTCCGGCTCGTGGACCACGGCGCAGCCCAGCGCGAGCCGCTGCTTCCAGCCGCCGGAGAGCGTGGCGGCGAACTGGCGGGTGCGGCCGCCCAGCCCTGCCATCTCGAGCATGGCGCTGACCCGCTGGGCGCGCCGCGTGCCGCCCAGCCCGTAGACCTGGGCGTAGAAGCGGAGGTTCTCCTCGACAGTGAGGTCGTCGTAGAGGCCGAACTTCTGGGACATGTAGCCGACGCGCGCCTTCACCGCGTCCGGCCGCTGCCGTACGTCCTGCCCCAGCACGACGGCCGTGCCGGCGGTGGGCGCGAGGAGGCCGCACAGCATGCGCAGCAGCGTGGTCTTACCCGAGCCGTTCGGCCCGAGCACGCCGAACAGCTCGCCCCGCTCGATCTCGAGCGAGACCTCGCTCACCGCGACCAGGCTGCCGAACGCCTTGGTCAGCCGGTCCGCGGCAATCGCGGGTGCGGCGGAAGCGCCACCGGGGATCACTGCTGGCGCGCGTTGTCGCGCGCGCTGCCCAGGGCGGGAGCCGCGGCGTCGCCGGCGGCGATACGCGCTTCTGCCGGCATGCCCGGCTTGAGCACGCCCGCCGGATCCGCCAGGAGCAGCTTGACGCCAAAGACGAGGTGGGCGCGCTCTTCCTCGGTGAGTGCGACGCGGGGCGTGAACTCGGCACGGGGTGCGATCTCGACCACGCGGGCGGCGAACACGCGGTCGGGCAGGGCATCGGCCCGGATCTCCGCCGGCTGGCCGGTGCGCAGCCGCGCCAGGTCGCGCTGATCCACGTAGATCCGCATCCAGAGGCTGTCCGGGTCGATCAGCGTCACCACGGGCGCGCCCGCCCCCACGACCTCGCCCGCCTCGAAATTGCGCAGCAGCACCTGCCCGCTGCGCGGGCTGAGCAGCAGCAGCTCGGCGGCGGCGGCGCGCGCCTGGGCCTGGGCCGCTTCTGCGGCCGCCAGCTCGGCGCGCGCCGCCGCCAGTTGCTCGGGCCGCGTGCCCGCCTCGAGCCGGACAAGCGTCTGCCGCGCCATGTCGCGGCGGCTCCGCGCCAGATCGAGCGCCGTCGCCGCGCGGTCCCATTCCTGGGGCGGCGCGAGCTGCCCGGCGACCAGCTCCTCGATCCGCTTCAGCTCGCGGGCCGCCTGCGCCAGCTCGGATTCCGCCCCCCGCAGCGCGGCGCGTGCCGCAGCGATCTCCTCGAGGCGCGGGCCGGCCTCGAGCTCGAGCAGCCGGGCGCGCGCCAGCTCGACGCGCGCCCGCGCCGCCGCCAGCTCGCCGGGCAGTTCCGTGCGGGCCAGTAGCGCGAGTGTGTCGCCTGGCGCAACGACGTCGCCTTGCTGGACCCGTAATTCGACAACCCGCCCGCCGACCTGCGGGCCGACGTCCACCTCGAGGGCCTCGACCGTGCCCGTGGCGACCACGAGGTCAGGCGGGGCACGGTCGCAGGCGGCGAGGCCGAGGCAGGCGGCCACGCCGGCCAGGAGCGACGTCGCTCGTTGCCGCCGGCGGCTCATGGGCCGGATTCCAGTTGGCCGAGGCGGTCGCGGATCTGCGAGAT contains these protein-coding regions:
- a CDS encoding HlyD family efflux transporter periplasmic adaptor subunit: MSRRRQRATSLLAGVAACLGLAACDRAPPDLVVATGTVEALEVDVGPQVGGRVVELRVQQGDVVAPGDTLALLARTELPGELAAARARVELARARLLELEAGPRLEEIAAARAALRGAESELAQAARELKRIEELVAGQLAPPQEWDRAATALDLARSRRDMARQTLVRLEAGTRPEQLAAARAELAAAEAAQAQARAAAAELLLLSPRSGQVLLRNFEAGEVVGAGAPVVTLIDPDSLWMRIYVDQRDLARLRTGQPAEIRADALPDRVFAARVVEIAPRAEFTPRVALTEEERAHLVFGVKLLLADPAGVLKPGMPAEARIAAGDAAAPALGSARDNARQQ
- the ccmA gene encoding heme ABC exporter ATP-binding protein CcmA, encoding MPGGASAAPAIAADRLTKAFGSLVAVSEVSLEIERGELFGVLGPNGSGKTTLLRMLCGLLAPTAGTAVVLGQDVRQRPDAVKARVGYMSQKFGLYDDLTVEENLRFYAQVYGLGGTRRAQRVSAMLEMAGLGGRTRQFAATLSGGWKQRLALGCAVVHEPELLLLDEPTAGVDPASRRRFWRIIDGLAAGGTTVLVTTHYMDEAERFNRVAFLSRGQLTALGAPDQVVAQHAGAASLEDVFVSLQVGTD